In Marinitoga hydrogenitolerans DSM 16785, the genomic window ACAAAAAATGTTAAACCCTTATTTTCACCTATTGAAAATATGTTAAAAAATGTATTTCATATTGATGAGGAAAAAACTAGTGAAGTTATAGATAATATTATCAATGAATTTCCTAACCAAAAGAATAATTTACTAAAGGTACCTGGAATACAGGGATAATGAACGATAAAGGGAAAAAATATGAAGATGTTGCTGCACAATATTTGAAAAATAAAGGATTTAAAATATTAAAAAGAAATTTCACTACAAAAATTGGTGAAATAGATATAATTGCACTTGATAAAAACTGTTTAGTTTTTGTTGAAGTAAAAGGTGGTAAGGATTATTTAGAAAATCCTGCTTATAGAGTTAATTATAAAAAGCTGAAAAAGATTTCTCAAGTTGCAAATATTTATATTAAATTCACAAAAATAGACTTTGAAGAAACAAGAATTGATGTAATTGGAGTAAACGATAAATTTGAAATTTCATATTTTCCTGATCAAAAACTATTTTAACTATTAGGGGCATATTATGCCCCTAATAAAATTTTTGAAATATTTTTCCTTTTTGTGTTATAATTTTAGTATGAATAAAATTAATAAAAATGATAATATTTCAAGGAGGAAAAATCATGGAAAATATTAAGAACATTTCCTATGAAAAATATAATTTATGGTTAGATAAAGCTGATGTTGATATTGTAAAAGAATTAGAAAATATAAAAAATAATGATGATGAAATTTTAGATAGGTTTTTTAAAGACTTAGAATTTGGAACTGGCGGATTAAGAGGAAAATTAGGTGCAGGAACAAACAGAATGAATATACATACTGTAGCAAGGGCTACACAGGGATTTTCTAATTACTTAAAGACTACATGCAGATTTCCTGCTGTTGTTATTGCATATGATACAAGAAAAAATTCTTTTGAATTTGCTAAAACAGCAGCATCTGTTTTAGCTGCAAATGGCATTACAGTACATATATTTAAAGAAGTTACTGCTACACCAATCTTATCCTTTGCTGTTAGGTATTTAAAAGCAACTGGAGGAATTGTAATCACAGCAAGCCATAATCCTCCTGAATACAACGGATACAAAATTTATACTTCTGATGGAACACAAGCTGTTCCAAAGATTGCAAATAAAGTCATTGAAGAAATTAATAAATTAGATTATTTTGATAACATAAAAATTATTGATTTCGAAGAAGGCATTAAAAATGGAGATATTAATTGGATTTCAGATGAACTTTTTGATGATTATATAAATACATTAGAAAGCTATTTGAGATCTTTAAATCCTCATTTGGAAAATAATATAAAAATTGTATATACACCTTTACATGGTACTGGACTAAAACCTGTAAAAGAATTATTAACGCGATTAGGGTTTAATTTAAAAATAGTCGAAAAACAGGCTATACCAGATTCTAATTTTTCAACTGTTAGAGTACCCAATCCAGAAGAAAAAGATGCCTTTCAAATGGCTTTAGACTATGCAAAAGAAATCAATGCTCATTTAGTAATGGCAACTGATCCAGATTCTGATAGATTAGGTATATATGTTAAAGAAAACGATAGGTATATTGCATTTACTGGAAATCAAATTGGTGTTATGTTATCTCATTATATACTAACAAGAATGCAATCTTTGGGAATATTACCAAATAATGGGTTAATAATAAAAACAATTGTAACAACTGACATGATTAAACCTATTGCAAAAGAATTCAACGTTGCATTAGAAGAAACATTAACAGGCTTTAAATTCATAGGAGAGAAAATAGAAAAGTACTATAATAACGGTAAAAAGAAATTTATCTTTGGTTTTGAAGAAAGTTATGGTTATTTGGCAAATGAACATGCAAGAGATAAAGATGCTATAATTGCTGCTGGATTAGTTGCTATGCTAGTATCTCATGTTCATAATAAAAATATGTCTCTAAGTGACTATTTATCAACTCTTAGAAAAAAATATGGTTATTATCTTGAAGAAAATATTTCTTTTACTTTAGAAGGTATTGATGGATTAAATAAAATCAACGCTACTATGCAAAAATTGAGAACACAACCTCCTACACAAGTTGGTCAACTGAAATTAGTAGAAACAATTGATTATTTGAAGGGCATCAATGATTTACCAAAATCTAATGTTGTAGAATTAAATTTTGATAACAAATTGAAAATTATCGGAAGACCTTCTGGAACTGAGCCAAAAATTAAGTTTTATTTGTTAATAAATGGGAACATTGAATCTGAAGCGAAAGAAATTTTAACAACTGCACGAGAAGTTATAAATCATTTAATGAAATTTTGAGGTGAAATTATGGAACCTAACCTGCTATTAATTACAAATAATGGCGATTTTTATGTTCCAAAAGAATGTAAATTTGTAGATCCAAAAACATTGAAAATCATTCTTTATAGCGGAGAAGATCTAAACAACATAATAAATTTTAATAATGGAATTTTAGGTTATTTTATATTAAAAGAAAAAAAAGGAAACCTGGTTGGACTAAAAAGATTTCTAAAAATAGATAAAAAAATTTCTTCTTATTTAAAAGTTTCTTTTGTTGACTTTTTATCTGAAGAAATAAGAGAATTATATGGTGATTATATTGAAATAATTTCTGAGTTTATAGGACTTTATAACACTATACATGAATTTAATTCACTTATAAAAACTGAAAAAATACGTGAGAATTACGAAGATTGGTTAGAAAATATAGTTAACGATGTTGATGATTCTCACAAAGAAACATTAAAAATGTACATATCTAAATTTGCAAATATTTATTTAATTAGAATTTATGAAAATATATTTTCTAAAAACATTGAATTATTAGAAAAACAAGAAAAAGAAATCGCTTATAAATTATTAGAAACTGGTGTTTTAAAAGAAAAAGGCGTTTTATAACGGAGGTATAATATGAAAAGAGTTGCTGCAATAGTTGCCTATGATGGTACAAAATTTAACGGTTTTCAAGGTCAGCCAAAAGTAAGAACTGTTCAAGGTGAATTTGAAAAAACCTTAAATAGAATTTTCAAACAAAAAGTAATTTCATGGGGATCAGGTAGAACAGATACAGGAGTTCATGGTTATGGACAGGTTATTGCTTTTGATGTTCCAAATGATAGAATGACTTTAAAAAATATAAAAGATGCTTTAAATGCAAATCTTCCAGAAGATATTTATGTTAGGAAGGTTATAAGTGTTCGGGATAAATTTTCTCCACGTCATGAAGCTAAAAAAAGAATTTATCACTATTTCATTTATCAAAATGATGAACCAAATATTTTTTTAAGAGATAGGGTATGGTGGTTTCCATATGATTTAAATATTGATAAAATGAGAAGAGCTTCAAAATATTTAGAAGGAGAACATGACTTTACAACATTTAAAACCGGTAATGATGATCGAAATCCAATAAGAACTATTTATAGAATTAGAATTTTAAAAATGCGAAATAATATAATATTAATAAGAGTTGAGGGACAATCTTTTTTAAGAAGAATGGTTAGAAATATTGTAGGAGCATTAGTAAAGGTAGGGACAGAAAGTTGGGAACCAGATTATTTAAAAGAAATATTAGAAGCAAAAAGCAGATCAAAAGCACCAGCATCCGCTCCACCACAAGGATTATACTTTTATTCTGTGTTATTTTAATTTCTATATCAATATTTTCAAAAGAAAAAATAGGGCTAATATATAATGGCCCTTCTTATTTATTTTCTAATATTTTTTACACTCTCTATTCATATGCTGATATAGAAACTCCTCCATCTACTAATTCTAAAAGAATGGAAATTACAATTCAGGCTTCTACTATTATTATCAACTTTGAAAAGACCGAGTATGAAGATTCCATTGAAAATTTTTCTTCTTTAATAACAGAAATTTTTAAGAATTATTTTAAAAGGCAGATTTATCTAATAGCTAATAATTGCAAAATAATAGACGAATCTGGAAAACCCGTAAATTCAGCCTTTTTTACATGGTCAAAAAATTTAAAAATACAACTAATAAAAAACGACATTGAACTTGAATACCCTGTTAATTTACCTATTGGTCAAAGCTTAAAAAGTGTTCCGGATAGATGGATTAAAGTCAGTTTCTCTGGCTATACTGGAGATGCAACGTTAAATGGAAAAAAAATAGAATTAAAAAAAATTCTTGAACTACCTCCAAATCAATATACCTTAGAAACTCCTTATGAAAAAATTTCTTTCGACCTTAAAAATATATATAATAAATATAATATTTCTCTTATGGATGAAATAATAAAACAAGAAATAGAATTTAAAAAAATACTGGCAATCTTTGATTTAGAAACAGGTATTGAAATTACTGGTGAAGAAAAAAGTATATGGATACCAAAAGATGGAGGTGAAGTTCTAATAGTTGAAAATGCTGTTTTTGTCTCACCGTTTGGTCTCCTTGAAAAGAAAAAAGGAATTCAGTTTCATGGAATACCCGTATTTGCATATGAAAATAATTTTACAATTTACCTTATTACTTCATATGGTGAAATTATAACATTGGGTTTAAGAAATATAATTAGAGATATGGAAAGAGCTCCTGTGTCAATTAATGTAAACAATAATAAAATATATATAATAACTTTTGGTGGAAAAAAATATACAATTGACTTAAAAACTGGTGGTTTATATTATACAGGTCAAACTACAGAAATAAAAAATAATATACATATTTATACAGAAAAAAATTTCTCTTTAAAAAATACAAACATATTTATAAAAAATAATAAAGTAAAAATAACAAAAAAAACAACAAAATGAGGTATAAAAATGGAGATGAGATTAGATCTATATTTAACTAAAAATAATTATGTAGAATCAAGAGAAAAAGCACAACGTTTAATAAAAAATAAAAAAGTAAAGGTCAATGGAAATATCGTTATAAAACCATCACTAAAAGTAAGCGAAAAGGATAATGTTGAAGTTTTAGAAATTGAAAAATATGTCAGTAGAGCTGCATATAAATTGTTAAAAGCTTTTAGAGAATTTAAAATTAATGTTGAAAATAAAATATGTTCAGATATAGGTTCTTCAACTGGAGGGTTTACTCAAGTATTATTAGAAAATGGAGCAAAAAAGATTTATGCAATAGATTCTGGAACTAATCAATTACATATTAGTTTAAGAAATAATCCAAAAATTATATTAATGGAAAATACAAATGCTCGTTATTTAAAAAAAGAAGATTTTGATGATATTGAATTTTTCACCTGTGATGTTTCATTCATTTCCGTTACAAAACTTATAAATTCAATAAAAGAGATAACAATTTCAAATGCTGAAGGTATAATATTAATTAAACCACAATTTGAATTAACCTCCACAAAATTAATAAAAGGAATTGTGAAAGACGAGAAATCTCGAAAAGAAGCTATAAAAAAAGTAACAGATGCATTTAAAAAAGAAGGTTTTGAAATTTTAGGTATAACAGAGTCACCAATCAAAGGAAAAGAAGGCAATATGGAATTTTTATTATATGTCAGAAAAAACAATTAACATAATATTAAATATTAAGACATACATTTAAAGCTTTTAGTTGTTATAATACAAAAAATTAAATATTTTTAGGAATCTTTTCCTATATAATTCCAGTAATATGGTCTGGAAGTTTCTACCAGATGGCCGTAAACCATCTGACTATAGGGGAAGAGGGTTGTATATATTATTATGCTCCTCTTTTCTTATAGAGGAGTATATTTTTTTAGGAGGTGCTTATGAAAAAAGTTATTATTATTGATTATGGATCTCAATACACTCAATTATTAGCAAGAAGGGTTAGAGAATTAGGAGTTTATTCTGAAGTTATTCAATATGATGACACACCATCCAACAATTTCGGTGCTATAATACTTTCAGGTGGACCAAAAAGCGTTAATGAACAAGATTCTTTACCTCTTCCAAAATGGGTGTTAGAGTCTAACAAACCTATTTTAGGAATATGTTATGGATTGCAATTATTAGCAAAAAATTTAGGTGGTAAAGTAAAAAGAACTGAAGTTGCAGAATATGGAAAAACTGAAGTTGAAATTATTCAAGATCCTATATTTTATAATATACCAAAACATATAATAACCTGGATGAGTCATGGAGACTCTGTAACAAAACTACCTCAAAAATATAATGTGATTGCTAAAACTAAAAATAATATTTATGCTGCTATTAAATTTTCAAATAATATATATGGATTGCAATTTCATCCAGAGGTTAAACATACAGATCATGGTGAAAAAATAATCAAAAACTTTTTGTTTTATATCGCTAAATTGGAAAAAAATTGGTCATTAAACAATTTTATAGATGAAAAAATAAATGAAATTAAAAATGAAATTAAAGACAAAAAGGCTATTATTGCCCTTTCCGGGGGAGTCGACTCTTCAGTAGCCACTGTTTTAGTTCACAAAGCTATAGGGAAAAATTTAAAAGCTGTATTTGTAAATCATGGCTTATTAAGGCTAAATGAAGAAAATGAAGTGAAAAAAATATTTAAAGACTTGATTGGAATTAATTTGAATATTGTTGATTCAAAAAAAAGGTTTTTAAATAGATTAAAGAACATCTATGATCCAGAACAAAAAAGAAAAATTATAGGAGAGGAATTTATAAGAGTATTTGAAGATGATGCAAAAGGACATTATGATTATTTGGTTCAGGGTACTATTTATTCTGATATTATTGAAAGTGCAGCATCCGGAAAAAATACTGCAAAAATAAAAAGCCATCATAATGTTGGTGGTCTCCCTGAAAATATCAATCTCAAAATAATAGAACCCTTAAAATTTTTATTTAAAGACGAAGTGAGGAAAATAGGAGAAATTTTAGGAATACCAAAACATATATTATATAGACATCCCTTTCCAGGCCCTGGATTAGCAATAAGAATTATTGGAGAAATAACTGAAGAAAAACTTAATATTTTAAGAAGAGCAGATCAAATATTTATAGAAACTTTAAAAGAATATAATTGGTACAATAAAGTATGGCAAGCCTTTACTGTTTTAACATCTATAAAAACAGTTGGAGTAGTAGGAGATGAAAGAAATTATGATTATGTTCTTGCAATTAGAAGTGTGGATAGTGTAGAAGGAATGACTGCAAATTGGTCAAAAATACCTTTTGATATACTTGAAAAAGTTTCTAATAGAATTACAAATGAAATTAAGGGTGTTGGAAGGGTTGTGTATGATATTACCTCGAAACCACCAGCGACAATTGAATGGGAATGAAAGGAGAGAGTTTTATGTTTAGAGAAACACTAACATTTGATGATGTACTATTATTACCAAAATATAGCGAAGTTACTCCTTCACTGATTAAAACAAATTCATTATTAGTTAAAAATATATATTTAAATACTCCGTTTTTATCTGCTGCTATGGACACCGTAACAGAAAGCTCCATGGCAAAAGCTATGGCACATTTGGGCGGTATTGGAATTATTCATAAAAATTTAAGTATAGAAGAACAAGCACATGAAATTGAAAAAGTTAAAAAATCAGAAAATGGTATTATATATGATCCAGTTACCATTTCTCCTGACACAACTATATTTAAAGCTGAAGCAATAATGCATGACTATAAAATAGGTGGTCTTCCTGTCGTGAATGAAGACAACAAATTATTAGGTATTCTAACAAATAGAGATATGAGATTTGAAAAAGATTCGAATAAAAAAGCTAAAGATTTAATGACACCATTTAAAAAATTAATTGTTGCTAGTCCTCATATAACAATTAAAGAAGCTAAAGAAATACTTCATGAAAACAAAATAGAAAAACTTCCTATAATAAATGAAAAACAGGAATTAATAGGATTAATAACAATAAAAGATATTGTTTCTGTAATGGAACATCCAAATGCTTCTCGAGATAATAAAGGACGATTGTTAGTTGGTGCTGCTATAGGAATTTCTGATGCATTAGAAAGAGCCACAGCATTAATTAATGCCAATGTTGATATAATTGTTCTTGACTCAGCACATGGCCATTCTAAAAACATTATAGAAACTATAAAATTATTAAAATCTAAATTTCCTGAAACACCTATTATAGCTGGAAATATCGCAACAGAAGAAGCTTCAAAAGACTTAATAAAAGCCGGTGCAGATGCCTTAAAAGTTGGTATTGGTCCTGGTTCAATATGCACTACCAGAGTTGTTGCAGGTATTGGAGTTCCACAATTAACTGCTATAATGGATGTAGTAAAAATTGCAAAAAAATATAATATCCCCGTAATTGCTGATGGTGGAATAAGGTATTCAGGAGACATTGTAAAAGCTTTAGCTGCAGGTGCAAATACTGTAATGCTTGGAAGTTTATTTGCTGGAACAGAAGAAGCGCCTGGAGAAACAATATTATATCAAGGAAGAAAATATAAAACTTATAGAGGTATGGGATCAATTAGTGCAATGAAAAAAGGCAGTAAAGATAGATATTTTCAGGAGAATATAACTAATACGGATAAACTTGTTCCAGAAGGTGTTGAAGGAATGGTTCCTTATAAGGGTAAAGTGAAAGAAATTGTATATCAACTATTAGGTGGGCTAAAATCGGGAATGGGGTATATTGGCGCAAAAGATATTGATGATTTACATGAGAAAGCCGAATTTATAAAAATAACCTCTTCAAGTATTAAAGAAAGTCATCCTCATGATATTTCAATTACAAAAAAGGCTCCTAATTATTCTATAAAATGAATATTCATTTATAAAATATTCATTTATAAAAGGCATCCTACAAATATTGAGGATGCCTTTTGTTTAATGTATTATTTAATTGGTGGTTTGTATGGATTATAATATGGAGTTGGAAAATATCTATTCGATTGATTAAACCCAGGTCGTTTAAATTTATAATTGTAATTATAAGGATATGGATATTGTTGCATATGTGGATAAGGTGTTCTATATTCCATTAGTTTTCTGTGATAAATCATATCTTGATATTGTTTTTTTTGGTATAATCTTCTAGCGATTTCTTTTCTTAAATCTACTGTTTTGTTTTTATAATCGATTTTCACTGGAATAAAATATTTATCAGTTTTTAATTCTACATAATACCCATAAAGAGTTATATTTGTGTTATTTTCAAACCACTTTTCTAATATTGGTGCGTTTGGAAAAATCGCTTTGAAATCTCCTTTATCTTTTAATGTTAAAAACATAAATCTACTGTTTTCATGAGTATTTATTTCGTCTATAGTACCCTTCACTTCAAACAATTTATTAGCATCTAAAATCGGAATATTAACCCAGGAAAACATGGAAATGCTTAATAACATTAATAATAAAACTCCTAAAATCTTTTTCATATTATCACCCCCAAAATTCTAAGTTTTCTATTTTTATAATACAGCACAAACCTTAAAATTTCCTTAGAAACAACTTAGAATTTTAGTATATTTATTTAACTTTCAAATTTTTCTTTAATCTCTTCAAATTTTCTATCTATTTTTTCTTTTTCTTCCTTTGTAATTGACAACTTTTCCTTGGCAATTAATAATAAATCCAAACCTTTTTTATATATTTCTAAGGCATATTCAATATCTAAATCGTTACTGTTTTTTTGAAATGTTTGAGATATTAATTCAAGCATATTTGAAATATCTTTAAAAGAATGCTTTTTCAATTCTGTTTTTGTCATTTTTAATATTTCATTAATAGTCATTTCATTTCCTCCTTATAATATTTTACCTCTTTTATTATACTTTCTACTTCTCCATCTCTTAATTTAATTTCTAAATTTTTCTTTTTATCTAATTTATAAACGCTATCAATAACTTCAGAATTTTGAACCAATACTGCTCCACCACTTAAAAATGAACTGAACGGACTGTTTTTAGTTATTTCTAAATAATAATCATTTAATTTCTTTAAAAGATTCGATTCATAAACTTCAAAAAGATTTCTTATTGTTTTTTCAATATTATAATTATCATTTTTTATTATATTAATTTCATTGTTTATATACTTAGAAATAAAATCAAAAGAATTTAATTCCTTAGAAATAAAAGATTCTGAGTTTTCTAATATTCTTTCAAAAAAAGTTAGAGAATTATGATATACATTCATTTTATTTTTTTCTTCTTCAAAAAACTGATCAATTAATACGCTTAAATTATTTAGTATATTTTTTGTATAAAATTCCGCATGCAAAAAAATATTATTTATAGAATATATTATATTTTGAAAATTATCATTTATTTGATTATTAAATACTTCAATTTGATTTACAATAGATCTTGCTACCTCAGTTGGAGTAGAAAATCTCATATAAGAAACATAATCAGGAATTGTTATATCTTGCTCATGCCCAATTCCTGTCAAAACTGGAATTTTATTATTAGAAACCCATGCAATATTTTCAGCTAAATTGTAATCATCGAAATACATCAAATCAGATTGTGACCCTCCACCTCTAATTAATGCTATAACATCATAATTAATTTTAGATTCAATAATTCTTTTTAAAGCTTTGCTAACATTAATTGGAACTTCTACTCCTTGCATTGAAGAAGGATATAAATGTATTAAAGGAGGATTTTTTAATTTATTAATATTTTTTATAAAATCGCCATATCCAGCAGCTGTTTCTGAAGATATTACTGCTATTTTTCTGATAGGCTGTAAAGATTCTAATTTATTTTCTCTTTCCCTTAAAAGTCCTTTAATTTTCAATCTTTTTATTATTTCTTTTCTTCTTTTTTCTAATTTTGAATCACCAAGAGGAAAAAGTGATTGCAATCTAATAGCAAAAGTGGATGTTGTTGGCCAAAATGAAATCTTACCTAAAAAATTCCAACTTTTATTCTCTAATTCCTTTATATTTTTTAACCCAAGATTGTCAATAAGTGTTTTTATATAATATCTAGAAAGAAATACATTTATTTTAAATGTTTTCCCCTTTTCATTTCTTTGAGAAACCTCAATAAATAAATCTCCAGCGCTACTAATCTTAGCTCTTGAAATATCTCCTTCAAAAACGACAGTATCATCAAATAAATTTGTTTTTTCCAATTCTAAAGAAATCCAATTTATTAGTTCTAATAAACTTTTAAATTTTTTCATTTTCATCCTCTTTTCCAGATAAGACTACAGTTATTTCACCTTTAACATTTTTCTTGGAAAAATGTTGTATAGCTTCACTAACTTTTCCTCTAAATAATTCTTGATGAACTTTTGTCATTTCTCTAGCTATAAATATATCTCTATTTCCAACTATTTCAAGTATTTCTTTTAAAGTATTATTTAATCTTTGTGGTGATTCAAAAAAAACAAATAAAATCCCCAAGTCCTTCATTTTTCTGAAAAGACGCCTTTTGTTTTTTCCTCTTGGAAGAAATCCTTGAAACATGTATTTGGATCCTGGGAACCCACTAATAGCAATTGCAGCAGATGGTGCATTTGGTCCTGGTATAATATCAATCTCAATATTTTCTTCCCAACATTTATTAATTAATTGATAACCAGGATCAGAAATCACAGGCATCCCAGCATCACTTACTAAAGAACAAATATTATTTTCTTTTATAATTCCAATAGCTTTATTCAAAACTTTATGTGCATTATATTCACTAAATGTAAATAACTCTTTTTTTCCAATCTCTAAACTATTTAATAATTTTATAGTAACTCTTTTATCTTCAACAAAAATAATATCAGATTCTTTTAATATTTCAACAGCTCTTAATGATATATCTTTTAGATTACCTATTGGTGTTCCTATTATATATAACTTTCCCATATTTTCACCTCACATTAAAAAAACCCGCAAATGCGGGTTTTGGTGCCGGAGACGGGACTTGAACCCGCATAGGCTAAAGCCCATATGATTCTGAATCATACGCGTCTGCCAATTCCGCCACCCCGGCTCTTTAATCTTCTATTTCGTATATATCGTTATTAGAAACAATATCATATGTTAATGCTTTTAACGAAATTGTAAAGTCGACATTTTCAACAGCAATGTTTTCAGGTAAAGTTAGTGATGTTGGTGCAAAATTTAAAATACCTTTTATCCCTGTTTTAACTAATTGGTCAGCAACTTTTTGAGCTACTTCGGCTGGCACTGTTAAAATAGCAATTTCAATATTTTTTTCGGTACATACCTTACTTATATCTTTCATATCATATACAAGTACACCTGCAGATATTTGTGTTCCAATTTTCGTTTTATCTTTATCAAATCCTGCTTTGATAAAAAAACCATTTTTTTCAAGTCCTGTATAGTTCGCAATTGCAGAACCCAAATTTCCTACACCAATTACTGCTACATTCCATTTTTTATTAAGCCCTAAAATGGTTTTTATAGAACTTTGTAATTTATCAATGTCATATCCTACACCACGTTTTCCAAACTCTCCAAAATAAGACAAATCTTTTCTAATTTGACTTGCTTTAATGTGTAAAGACTCTGCTAATTCTTTTGATGACGTTTTTTGAAGTCCCATAGATTTTTTATTTTCTAAACACCTATAATACATTGCAAGTCTTTTAATAGTTGGTTTTGGTATTTTAGGATTTTTCATAATTTACCCCCAATCACTTTTTTATTACTATATTAAGTAATTTCCCTTTTACCAAAATTACCTTTTTTATTTCAGCATTTTCTATGTATTTTTTTACCTTATCATTTTCAAATGCTTTGTTTTTTATTTCTTCTTCTGAAGAATTAGCATTAACAATTATCTTGGCTCTTACTTTACCATTTACCTGAACAACAATTTCTAATTCCTCAACTTCTAAAGCCTTTTCATCAACCGTTGGCCATTGAGCATCTAAAACAAATGTATTATGCCCCATCATATGCCATAATTCCTCTGATAAATGTGGTGCAAATGGCGATAATAAAATAACAAAATCATATGCTAATTCTTTTAATAATTCTTTATTCCAATTCTTTTCATCAACATTATTCATATATGCATTTAATTCATTCATTAATTCCATCATACCACTAATTGCAGTATTAAATTGAAAATTCTTTTCAATATCATTTGTAATTTTCGAAATCATTTGATGTAATTTTCTTCTCAAAGATTTTTCTTCTTTTGTATTTAATTTCATATTTTCAATATTCACATCTTTTGTAACTTCAATTATTTTTGACATTAAATTCCACACTTTGTTCA contains:
- the gatC gene encoding Asp-tRNA(Asn)/Glu-tRNA(Gln) amidotransferase subunit GatC; this translates as MIEVNDKLIEKLEKLAMIKLSPEEKNIIKKDLNDILKYMQMIDEIDTKNVKPLFSPIENMLKNVFHIDEEKTSEVIDNIINEFPNQKNNLLKVPGIQG
- a CDS encoding YraN family protein codes for the protein MNDKGKKYEDVAAQYLKNKGFKILKRNFTTKIGEIDIIALDKNCLVFVEVKGGKDYLENPAYRVNYKKLKKISQVANIYIKFTKIDFEETRIDVIGVNDKFEISYFPDQKLF
- a CDS encoding phospho-sugar mutase, which gives rise to MENIKNISYEKYNLWLDKADVDIVKELENIKNNDDEILDRFFKDLEFGTGGLRGKLGAGTNRMNIHTVARATQGFSNYLKTTCRFPAVVIAYDTRKNSFEFAKTAASVLAANGITVHIFKEVTATPILSFAVRYLKATGGIVITASHNPPEYNGYKIYTSDGTQAVPKIANKVIEEINKLDYFDNIKIIDFEEGIKNGDINWISDELFDDYINTLESYLRSLNPHLENNIKIVYTPLHGTGLKPVKELLTRLGFNLKIVEKQAIPDSNFSTVRVPNPEEKDAFQMALDYAKEINAHLVMATDPDSDRLGIYVKENDRYIAFTGNQIGVMLSHYILTRMQSLGILPNNGLIIKTIVTTDMIKPIAKEFNVALEETLTGFKFIGEKIEKYYNNGKKKFIFGFEESYGYLANEHARDKDAIIAAGLVAMLVSHVHNKNMSLSDYLSTLRKKYGYYLEENISFTLEGIDGLNKINATMQKLRTQPPTQVGQLKLVETIDYLKGINDLPKSNVVELNFDNKLKIIGRPSGTEPKIKFYLLINGNIESEAKEILTTAREVINHLMKF
- the truA gene encoding tRNA pseudouridine(38-40) synthase TruA, with protein sequence MKRVAAIVAYDGTKFNGFQGQPKVRTVQGEFEKTLNRIFKQKVISWGSGRTDTGVHGYGQVIAFDVPNDRMTLKNIKDALNANLPEDIYVRKVISVRDKFSPRHEAKKRIYHYFIYQNDEPNIFLRDRVWWFPYDLNIDKMRRASKYLEGEHDFTTFKTGNDDRNPIRTIYRIRILKMRNNIILIRVEGQSFLRRMVRNIVGALVKVGTESWEPDYLKEILEAKSRSKAPASAPPQGLYFYSVLF
- the tlyA gene encoding 23S rRNA (cytidine-2'-O)-methyltransferase TlyA; the protein is MEMRLDLYLTKNNYVESREKAQRLIKNKKVKVNGNIVIKPSLKVSEKDNVEVLEIEKYVSRAAYKLLKAFREFKINVENKICSDIGSSTGGFTQVLLENGAKKIYAIDSGTNQLHISLRNNPKIILMENTNARYLKKEDFDDIEFFTCDVSFISVTKLINSIKEITISNAEGIILIKPQFELTSTKLIKGIVKDEKSRKEAIKKVTDAFKKEGFEILGITESPIKGKEGNMEFLLYVRKNN
- the guaA gene encoding glutamine-hydrolyzing GMP synthase → MKKVIIIDYGSQYTQLLARRVRELGVYSEVIQYDDTPSNNFGAIILSGGPKSVNEQDSLPLPKWVLESNKPILGICYGLQLLAKNLGGKVKRTEVAEYGKTEVEIIQDPIFYNIPKHIITWMSHGDSVTKLPQKYNVIAKTKNNIYAAIKFSNNIYGLQFHPEVKHTDHGEKIIKNFLFYIAKLEKNWSLNNFIDEKINEIKNEIKDKKAIIALSGGVDSSVATVLVHKAIGKNLKAVFVNHGLLRLNEENEVKKIFKDLIGINLNIVDSKKRFLNRLKNIYDPEQKRKIIGEEFIRVFEDDAKGHYDYLVQGTIYSDIIESAASGKNTAKIKSHHNVGGLPENINLKIIEPLKFLFKDEVRKIGEILGIPKHILYRHPFPGPGLAIRIIGEITEEKLNILRRADQIFIETLKEYNWYNKVWQAFTVLTSIKTVGVVGDERNYDYVLAIRSVDSVEGMTANWSKIPFDILEKVSNRITNEIKGVGRVVYDITSKPPATIEWE
- the guaB gene encoding IMP dehydrogenase; the protein is MFRETLTFDDVLLLPKYSEVTPSLIKTNSLLVKNIYLNTPFLSAAMDTVTESSMAKAMAHLGGIGIIHKNLSIEEQAHEIEKVKKSENGIIYDPVTISPDTTIFKAEAIMHDYKIGGLPVVNEDNKLLGILTNRDMRFEKDSNKKAKDLMTPFKKLIVASPHITIKEAKEILHENKIEKLPIINEKQELIGLITIKDIVSVMEHPNASRDNKGRLLVGAAIGISDALERATALINANVDIIVLDSAHGHSKNIIETIKLLKSKFPETPIIAGNIATEEASKDLIKAGADALKVGIGPGSICTTRVVAGIGVPQLTAIMDVVKIAKKYNIPVIADGGIRYSGDIVKALAAGANTVMLGSLFAGTEEAPGETILYQGRKYKTYRGMGSISAMKKGSKDRYFQENITNTDKLVPEGVEGMVPYKGKVKEIVYQLLGGLKSGMGYIGAKDIDDLHEKAEFIKITSSSIKESHPHDISITKKAPNYSIK